In Halobacillus amylolyticus, the following proteins share a genomic window:
- a CDS encoding succinate dehydrogenase cytochrome b558 subunit, translated as MAGTRGYVNRRLHSLLGVVPIGIFLLQHLTVNYFATRGPESFNAAAHFMESLPYRYVLEIFIIFLPLLFHSIYGVYIAFTAKSNLSNFGHFRNWMFMLQRFTGIITLIFIAWHVWETRIAIGLGWAELNYQLMEGILTEPFFFWFYIIGVISTTFHFSNGLWSFFVSWGITVSPRSQLIMTYASIIIFVAISYVGVRTLIQFAYGV; from the coding sequence ATGGCAGGAACACGCGGATATGTTAACCGGAGATTACATTCATTATTAGGAGTAGTACCCATTGGGATATTCCTACTTCAGCACTTAACTGTGAACTATTTTGCAACTCGTGGACCGGAATCTTTTAATGCAGCAGCTCATTTTATGGAGAGCTTGCCGTACCGTTATGTATTGGAGATATTTATTATCTTCTTACCACTATTATTCCATTCTATTTATGGAGTTTATATTGCATTCACAGCAAAAAGTAACTTGTCAAACTTTGGGCATTTCAGAAACTGGATGTTCATGCTCCAACGTTTCACGGGTATTATTACGCTCATTTTTATCGCTTGGCACGTATGGGAAACCCGTATCGCTATTGGGTTAGGCTGGGCAGAGCTGAACTATCAGTTGATGGAAGGCATTCTTACGGAGCCGTTTTTCTTCTGGTTCTACATAATAGGTGTCATCTCAACTACATTCCACTTTTCTAATGGTCTATGGTCATTCTTCGTTAGCTGGGGGATTACAGTTTCTCCACGCTCACAACTTATTATGACTTATGCGAGCATCATCATTTTCGTAGCGATTTCTTACGTGGGTGTTCGTACGTTAATTCAGTTTGCTTACGGTGTTTAA
- the sdhA gene encoding succinate dehydrogenase flavoprotein subunit, with amino-acid sequence MSNKNIVIVGGGLAGLMATIKAAEQGVHVDMLSVVPVKRSHSVCAQGGINGAVNTKGEGDSPWEHFDDTVYGGDFLANQPPVKAMCDAAPSIIHLLDRMGVMFNRTPEGLLDFRRFGGTQHHRTAFAGATTGQQLLYALDEQVRRHEVNGLVTKYENWEFLSAIVDEQGVGRGVIGQNLKDHEIKAFPADAVIMASGGPGIIFGKSTNSVINTGSAAGALYQQGVNYANGEFIQIHPTAIPGDDKLRLMSESARGEGGRIWTYKDGEPWYFLEEKYPAYGNLVPRDIATREIFDVCVNQKLGINGENMVYLDLSHKDPKELDVKLGGIIEIYEKFVGDDPKKVPMKIFPAVHYSMGGMWVDFDQMTNIPGIFAAGECDYSQHGGNRLGANSLLSAIYGGMVAGPNAAKYTEGLETLADDMSSTLFDEKVKEEQDKFEAIMSMDGDENAYQIHKELGEWMTDNVTVVRENEKLLKTDEKIVELMERYKRININDTSRWSNQGAMFTRQLWNMLQLARVITHGAYNRNESRGAHYKPEFPDRNDEEFLKTTIASYDKENNKPVISYEEVDTSLLEPRKRDYSKSK; translated from the coding sequence ATGTCAAATAAAAATATTGTTATCGTTGGTGGAGGTCTTGCCGGGCTGATGGCAACAATTAAGGCAGCAGAACAAGGCGTACATGTCGATATGCTGTCAGTAGTTCCAGTTAAACGTTCTCACTCTGTTTGTGCCCAAGGCGGTATCAACGGTGCCGTTAATACAAAAGGTGAGGGTGACTCACCTTGGGAACATTTTGATGATACGGTTTATGGAGGAGACTTTCTAGCGAACCAGCCTCCTGTTAAAGCAATGTGCGATGCAGCACCAAGCATCATCCACTTGTTAGATCGTATGGGGGTTATGTTCAACCGAACACCAGAGGGATTACTTGATTTCCGTCGTTTCGGTGGTACACAGCATCACCGTACAGCTTTTGCTGGGGCTACAACTGGTCAGCAGCTGCTTTATGCACTTGATGAGCAGGTTCGTCGCCATGAAGTAAATGGATTGGTTACCAAATATGAAAATTGGGAATTCCTTTCTGCTATCGTTGATGAACAAGGTGTCGGCCGTGGAGTCATTGGGCAGAACTTGAAGGATCATGAAATTAAGGCTTTCCCTGCTGATGCTGTGATTATGGCATCAGGAGGACCTGGAATTATTTTCGGTAAATCAACCAACTCTGTCATTAATACAGGATCTGCTGCTGGTGCTCTTTATCAGCAAGGTGTTAACTATGCGAACGGTGAATTTATTCAAATTCACCCGACTGCCATCCCTGGTGATGATAAACTGCGTCTTATGAGTGAATCAGCTCGTGGTGAAGGTGGACGAATTTGGACTTATAAAGATGGTGAGCCTTGGTATTTCCTAGAAGAGAAGTATCCAGCATATGGTAACCTTGTTCCACGTGATATTGCTACACGTGAAATTTTTGATGTGTGTGTGAATCAGAAGCTGGGAATTAACGGTGAGAACATGGTTTATCTTGATCTTTCTCATAAAGATCCTAAAGAATTAGATGTTAAGTTGGGCGGAATCATCGAAATTTACGAGAAATTCGTAGGAGATGACCCTAAGAAAGTACCAATGAAAATTTTCCCTGCTGTTCACTATTCTATGGGCGGTATGTGGGTAGATTTCGACCAGATGACAAACATTCCTGGGATCTTTGCTGCTGGGGAATGTGATTATAGTCAACATGGCGGGAACCGCTTAGGAGCAAACTCATTGCTTTCTGCCATTTATGGCGGGATGGTCGCCGGGCCTAATGCTGCGAAATATACAGAAGGTCTTGAAACATTAGCAGATGACATGAGTTCGACATTATTTGATGAAAAAGTAAAAGAGGAACAGGACAAATTTGAAGCAATCATGAGCATGGACGGCGATGAAAATGCCTATCAAATTCACAAAGAGCTTGGTGAATGGATGACAGACAATGTAACAGTTGTCCGTGAAAATGAAAAGCTTCTGAAAACAGATGAAAAAATTGTAGAACTAATGGAACGCTATAAGAGGATTAATATAAATGATACTTCCCGGTGGAGTAATCAGGGTGCCATGTTCACACGTCAGCTTTGGAACATGCTTCAATTAGCTCGTGTGATAACACACGGTGCGTACAATCGTAACGAAAGTCGTGGAGCTCATTACAAACCCGAATTCCCTGATCGTAATGATGAAGAGTTTTTGAAAACTACAATAGCTAGTTATGATAAAGAAAATAATAAACCTGTGATCAGTTACGAGGAAGTGGATACATCTCTGCTCGAGCCGCGTAAACGCGATTACTCGAAAAGTAAATAA
- the sdhB gene encoding succinate dehydrogenase iron-sulfur subunit, whose translation MSENKTITFVITRQDDPDSSPYEETFKIPYRQNMNVISALMEIRRNPVNADGKETTPVFWEMGCLEEVCGACSMVINGTPRQSCTALVDQLEQPIKLAPMTTFPVNRDLAVDRSRMFDSLKKVKAWVPIDGTYDLGPGPKMPESKRQWAYELSKCMTCGVCLEACPNVNSKSDFIGPAALSQVRLHNSHPTGAMNKSERLQTIMDEEGLMGCGNAQNCVQACPKGIPLTTSIAALNRDTAIESFKSFFGSDQRV comes from the coding sequence ATGAGCGAAAATAAAACGATTACGTTTGTCATTACGCGTCAAGACGATCCCGATTCTAGTCCTTATGAAGAAACCTTTAAAATCCCTTACCGTCAAAATATGAATGTCATTTCTGCATTAATGGAGATTCGCAGAAACCCGGTTAATGCTGATGGAAAAGAAACGACACCTGTCTTTTGGGAAATGGGATGTTTAGAAGAAGTTTGCGGAGCATGCTCCATGGTTATTAACGGAACGCCGAGACAATCTTGTACAGCCCTTGTTGATCAATTAGAACAACCTATTAAGTTAGCACCTATGACAACTTTTCCTGTCAATCGTGATTTGGCAGTAGATCGCAGCCGTATGTTTGACTCATTGAAAAAAGTGAAAGCATGGGTGCCAATTGATGGAACTTACGATCTCGGACCAGGACCAAAAATGCCTGAAAGCAAACGGCAATGGGCATATGAATTATCTAAATGTATGACTTGTGGTGTGTGTTTAGAAGCTTGCCCTAACGTAAATAGCAAGTCTGACTTCATCGGACCTGCTGCCTTATCTCAAGTTCGTCTGCATAATTCACATCCAACAGGCGCTATGAATAAGAGTGAGCGTTTGCAAACGATCATGGATGAAGAGGGCTTAATGGGATGCGGGAATGCACAAAACTGTGTACAAGCTTGCCCTAAAGGAATTCCTTTGACGACATCCATTGCTGCACTTAACCGAGATACAGCCATTGAATCGTTCAAGAGCTTCTTCGGAAGTGACCAGCGCGTTTAA
- a CDS encoding sensor histidine kinase, translating to MRVLNWKQMLLVLFIILSACYITFISVTQPLIGIDLEQNSNDEWIITQIKGESWADEKMIPVGAELISVEGAAPGEHYTVRMFGELENAKSFTVKGLNEKVSYSSINESTFLHWTLFIILPLLFLCATFWISKIVQSKVAKRFSANQLMLFFLLIALGYLSNSGAVRDDLYSIFLNSILFLISPVVLIHFLYNYFSELKVYWFSRKIYQVLYILVTLVTAVESYFLITTRYPPFFYHVPGTMLFILYIILFFIIFKGLSIYKDTSVGTVFKYMSVGMSVAFFPYIFLYLTPALTIHAKIIPLEIAAIFLIALPVTFMYLVTRERLIDIHFVIGRLRYYALLSALPSVFVPIMISMFVEKDLTMIDHLQIYLTTHLLLIILLSIKEILDFRLQKFLFVARYSYQESMHRISKEMKDQSNAVDLMKVMRKEIGNVLKVREMYIYSIHNERKMYCVYDPIPDDILNHFDDYFPNRHYDVGTILETGKGFGVIVGFTLDKITMLWCRGKKDYTSLNRDEKTYLQTVAQNANIAIENMNLIADLVKELRTLRSDQTHKYPTWLSRLLFTIAENQRKQLSIDLHDTVLQEQLYLYRRMDDLLSKRSDLPKTLDAELSMYKESLLDNIHLIRETCNELRPAFIEEIGLVHSLETLIEQYQLRSNFTVYFTSEGFNAKLDQEHVLSIFRIVQELLTNAMKHSNAKIVKLSLSNNDHQVMLLYSDDGKGMDYSFQRDLFSHIGLSGIEQRVNGLNGHLKIETAPDEGFKSIITFPYKVTKEVEV from the coding sequence ATGCGCGTGCTAAATTGGAAGCAAATGTTACTTGTTTTATTTATTATACTCTCGGCATGTTATATTACATTTATATCCGTAACTCAACCCTTAATAGGGATTGATCTAGAGCAAAATAGTAATGATGAATGGATCATTACCCAGATTAAAGGGGAGAGCTGGGCTGATGAGAAGATGATTCCTGTTGGAGCAGAACTAATATCTGTTGAAGGAGCAGCCCCTGGCGAACATTATACGGTTCGAATGTTTGGGGAGTTAGAGAATGCAAAATCATTCACAGTTAAAGGTTTGAATGAGAAGGTGAGCTATTCATCAATCAATGAATCGACTTTCTTGCATTGGACATTGTTTATCATTCTGCCTCTATTATTTTTATGTGCGACATTTTGGATTTCCAAGATTGTGCAGAGCAAAGTGGCTAAACGCTTCTCTGCAAATCAGCTTATGCTTTTCTTTTTGTTAATTGCCCTTGGTTATTTGAGTAATAGCGGGGCTGTACGTGATGACTTATACAGTATCTTTCTCAATTCCATATTGTTTCTCATATCGCCAGTCGTACTCATCCATTTTCTCTATAATTACTTCTCGGAGCTTAAAGTATATTGGTTTTCGAGAAAGATTTATCAAGTATTATATATTCTCGTTACTCTAGTTACAGCTGTAGAAAGTTACTTTCTAATAACAACTAGGTATCCACCTTTCTTTTACCATGTACCTGGAACAATGCTTTTTATACTTTATATCATTTTATTTTTCATTATCTTTAAAGGGTTATCGATTTATAAGGATACGTCTGTAGGAACGGTATTTAAATATATGAGTGTAGGAATGTCAGTTGCCTTTTTCCCCTACATTTTTCTTTATTTAACGCCTGCCTTAACTATTCACGCAAAAATTATTCCCCTGGAAATAGCGGCTATATTTTTAATCGCTTTACCAGTGACGTTTATGTATTTAGTGACACGTGAGCGATTGATCGATATCCATTTTGTGATCGGACGCCTTCGTTATTATGCATTACTATCCGCCCTGCCTAGCGTATTTGTACCTATAATGATTTCAATGTTTGTTGAAAAAGATCTTACGATGATTGACCACCTGCAGATCTATTTAACCACCCATCTCCTGCTTATTATATTGCTGTCTATTAAAGAAATACTTGATTTTCGCTTGCAAAAATTTCTGTTCGTTGCAAGGTACAGTTATCAGGAAAGTATGCATAGAATTTCTAAAGAAATGAAAGATCAATCGAATGCCGTTGATCTTATGAAAGTGATGCGTAAAGAAATTGGCAATGTATTAAAAGTGAGAGAGATGTATATCTATTCCATACACAACGAACGTAAGATGTATTGTGTGTATGACCCTATTCCTGATGATATATTAAATCACTTTGATGATTATTTTCCTAATCGTCACTATGATGTTGGAACAATTCTCGAAACCGGTAAAGGCTTTGGAGTGATTGTTGGTTTTACTTTAGATAAAATCACAATGCTTTGGTGCAGGGGGAAAAAAGATTATACTAGTTTAAACCGGGACGAGAAAACATACTTGCAAACCGTTGCGCAAAACGCGAACATTGCTATAGAAAATATGAATTTAATTGCAGATTTAGTTAAGGAGCTCCGTACATTGAGGAGTGATCAAACCCATAAATATCCAACCTGGCTTTCAAGGTTGCTCTTTACTATTGCGGAGAACCAAAGGAAACAGCTATCCATTGATCTCCACGATACGGTTCTACAAGAACAACTCTATCTGTATAGACGAATGGATGATTTATTGAGCAAGCGATCGGACTTACCAAAGACATTAGATGCAGAACTTTCCATGTATAAGGAGTCCCTTCTAGATAACATTCATTTAATTCGGGAGACATGCAACGAGTTACGTCCAGCATTTATTGAAGAGATAGGACTCGTTCACTCATTAGAAACGTTAATAGAGCAATATCAGCTTCGATCGAATTTCACGGTTTATTTTACAAGTGAAGGATTTAATGCGAAACTCGATCAGGAACATGTATTGTCCATATTCCGAATTGTTCAGGAGCTTTTAACCAATGCGATGAAGCATTCTAATGCTAAAATCGTTAAACTTAGCCTTTCCAATAATGATCATCAAGTTATGCTTTTATATTCAGATGATGGAAAAGGAATGGATTATTCCTTCCAGCGTGACCTTTTTTCTCATATTGGGCTATCCGGAATCGAACAACGAGTAAATGGACTGAACGGTCATCTAAAAATAGAGACGGCTCCGGACGAGGGCTTTAAATCAATTATTACTTTTCCCTATAAGGTTACAAAGGAGGTTGAAGTATGA
- a CDS encoding response regulator transcription factor — MTRILIVDDHPAVGAGTKAMLEQEENMKVDVTDRANEVETLMKKQAYDILLLDLYMPGISGVDLAKTLKKDAPDLTILIYTGFDLNTHFNMLVEANINGFVSKTATSDQLVTSIRCALRDEVVIPLHLFKQLRRSEASTNQPSDKEQGTGPSLNEKEQSILKEVASGLTNREIAQSLHMSQRSVEYTLTGIFNKLAVKSRTEALFKAQELGLVSKS, encoded by the coding sequence ATGACCCGGATTTTAATTGTTGACGATCATCCTGCTGTAGGTGCAGGGACGAAGGCTATGCTCGAACAGGAAGAAAATATGAAAGTAGATGTAACCGACAGAGCAAACGAAGTAGAAACTTTAATGAAGAAACAAGCTTATGACATCTTGCTCCTAGATTTATACATGCCTGGCATCAGTGGTGTGGACCTTGCTAAAACATTAAAAAAAGATGCCCCGGATTTGACCATTTTAATCTATACAGGGTTTGATTTAAATACACATTTTAATATGCTTGTTGAGGCAAATATAAACGGGTTCGTCAGTAAGACAGCGACAAGTGACCAGTTGGTTACATCGATACGTTGTGCGTTAAGAGATGAGGTCGTCATTCCACTTCACTTATTCAAACAGCTTAGAAGATCGGAGGCAAGTACCAACCAACCATCTGATAAGGAACAAGGGACAGGCCCTTCCTTAAATGAAAAGGAACAATCGATCCTTAAGGAAGTGGCATCAGGTTTGACTAACCGTGAAATAGCCCAGTCTTTGCATATGTCTCAACGCAGTGTTGAATACACACTAACAGGAATTTTTAATAAACTAGCAGTGAAATCGCGAACCGAAGCGTTATTTAAAGCACAAGAGCTTGGCCTTGTTTCAAAGTCATAA
- a CDS encoding helix-turn-helix domain-containing protein, producing MKEDGYRPTQILTKREREVFELLVQDKTTKEIASELFISEKTVRNHISNAMSTICEPQESPMG from the coding sequence GTGAAGGAAGACGGCTACAGGCCAACACAAATTTTAACCAAGCGGGAGCGGGAAGTTTTCGAGCTTCTAGTGCAAGACAAAACAACAAAGGAAATTGCAAGTGAACTGTTCATTTCTGAGAAAACAGTTCGCAATCACATTTCCAATGCAATGAGTACCATTTGCGAACCGCAAGAAAGCCCGATGGGATAA
- a CDS encoding helix-turn-helix domain containing protein produces the protein MIHYQKILELYDEGISLRVIAASTGNSRQKVTEVISLAEKEGISLSNRGRNDGSMD, from the coding sequence ATGATTCATTATCAAAAGATATTGGAATTGTACGATGAGGGAATCAGTCTTAGAGTCATTGCCGCAAGCACGGGTAACTCTCGTCAAAAAGTAACAGAGGTCATTAGTCTGGCAGAAAAAGAAGGGATTAGTCTGTCCAATAGAGGAAGAAATGACGGATCAATGGATTGA
- a CDS encoding ImmA/IrrE family metallo-endopeptidase, with protein sequence MYFPTYTTTHLEDWVSDWYLKLHITTPSQLMAYTIARKYETFLHRKPVSPHYEVFGRFRAITVDSRRTKEVQREQFYHEFCHVLRHVGKQTMMTDAFRKLQERDARHFTFYAALPYHMISQYDINNPHLVNQWAKDFRVTTELCRKRLQQIKERETQYRLNKQR encoded by the coding sequence TTGTATTTTCCAACTTATACAACAACCCATTTAGAGGATTGGGTCTCAGATTGGTATCTAAAGTTACATATAACTACACCCTCACAACTCATGGCTTATACCATCGCTCGGAAGTACGAAACTTTTTTACACCGTAAGCCTGTTTCCCCACACTATGAAGTGTTTGGAAGGTTCCGTGCCATTACAGTTGATTCAAGACGTACTAAAGAAGTTCAACGTGAGCAATTTTATCATGAGTTCTGCCATGTTCTTAGACATGTAGGCAAACAAACTATGATGACTGATGCATTTCGTAAACTCCAAGAACGAGATGCCAGACATTTTACTTTTTATGCAGCCCTTCCCTACCATATGATTTCACAATACGACATTAACAACCCGCACCTAGTAAATCAGTGGGCAAAAGATTTTAGAGTAACAACCGAGTTATGCAGGAAACGACTTCAGCAAATTAAAGAAAGAGAAACCCAATATAGGTTAAATAAACAAAGATAG
- a CDS encoding helix-turn-helix domain-containing protein produces the protein MDFHKRLTLLRKKKKLSREDLAKKLELSYSAISKYESGNRQPDYNTLREISDFFNCSIDYLLGKEQYQYNDTHSNFDPIRETNNLFIKYGVEDAGFWDIEKWKEMSPEDIRSLEDYFDYLYNKSRDKNLKSKDHKEVDDI, from the coding sequence ATGGATTTTCATAAAAGGTTAACGCTTTTGAGGAAGAAAAAGAAATTATCTAGAGAAGACCTTGCAAAGAAACTTGAATTATCTTACTCAGCAATTTCAAAATATGAATCTGGCAATCGTCAACCTGACTATAATACACTGAGGGAAATTTCTGACTTCTTTAACTGCTCAATTGATTATTTATTAGGAAAAGAGCAATATCAATATAACGATACTCACAGTAACTTTGATCCTATTAGGGAAACGAATAACCTCTTTATAAAATACGGAGTTGAGGATGCTGGTTTTTGGGATATTGAAAAATGGAAAGAGATGTCTCCTGAAGATATTCGTAGTTTAGAGGATTATTTTGATTATTTATATAATAAGAGTAGGGATAAAAATCTTAAGAGTAAAGATCATAAAGAGGTTGATGATATTTAA
- a CDS encoding helix-turn-helix transcriptional regulator, whose product MRIKLKSVRLEKGLKDVDSLAGKIGISASYYYKIEKGSRNPGIDLAKKIADELDHTVDDLFLNPDLDTSSNDVV is encoded by the coding sequence TTGAGAATTAAACTTAAGTCTGTTCGCTTGGAAAAAGGCTTGAAGGATGTAGATTCATTAGCAGGAAAGATTGGTATTTCGGCATCGTATTATTACAAAATTGAAAAGGGATCTCGAAATCCTGGTATTGATTTAGCGAAAAAAATTGCAGATGAATTAGATCACACTGTTGATGATCTTTTTTTAAATCCGGATTTGGACACTTCGTCCAATGATGTTGTTTAG
- a CDS encoding helix-turn-helix transcriptional regulator: protein MNFGQALKQLRARQGLTQEQVAHDLNISKQLVSHVETGRRMLHEEIARKSLSCYDDPIYAMNVMYEFSNGFTAPQLTGTSIEWHRLCIKEIAVREMEKALGILNEINLCKPPKETDQEERKRIASAVDELLDTEIAISNMKVILASEYSISLRKHMSRKIPDWKKKGWIRGQI, encoded by the coding sequence ATGAACTTTGGACAAGCTTTAAAACAACTAAGAGCAAGGCAAGGACTCACACAGGAACAAGTTGCGCATGACTTAAACATCAGTAAGCAGTTAGTATCACATGTAGAAACAGGAAGACGAATGCTACATGAAGAAATAGCAAGAAAATCACTAAGTTGCTATGACGATCCCATATACGCTATGAACGTTATGTATGAATTCTCAAATGGTTTTACAGCACCTCAACTTACTGGGACAAGCATTGAATGGCATCGGTTATGTATTAAGGAAATTGCTGTTAGAGAAATGGAAAAGGCTTTGGGTATTCTAAATGAAATCAACCTATGTAAACCACCGAAGGAAACAGACCAGGAAGAGAGAAAGAGGATCGCTAGCGCGGTTGATGAGCTCCTAGACACTGAAATCGCTATAAGTAATATGAAAGTAATTTTAGCCTCTGAGTATTCGATTTCATTAAGAAAACATATGAGTAGAAAAATTCCAGATTGGAAAAAGAAGGGCTGGATTAGGGGACAGATTTAA
- a CDS encoding DnaD domain-containing protein encodes MQGWVKLHRKILHSEIFENEKMLKVFIYCLTKSSHKEAEIRVGRQKVQLEPGQFIFGRKKASAELNMNESTVRDYLKILQEDGVITIHSTNKYSVITVDNWAIYQSNEEDDDNKTTPENQQKDSTLPSKGQQKDTFKNEQELKEVKNVKEFIPTSTTGHAQGDAIQFYQTNFGMIRPQISEELLTWTEDLGEQMVIEAMKRSLDRNKPSWGYVKSILHSWVNKGVESLDQAQGEEVEYKNQQNSRASFSKRTYNQEVLPEWFKPRDQKQTDEKPKEQPSLESTARTIELGIKLKRSLGDILEAIDYRYDLSKGDIIAIGEGRRSAIEILQFKSNLRIVGDP; translated from the coding sequence TTGCAAGGCTGGGTAAAATTACATCGAAAGATCCTTCATAGTGAAATATTTGAGAATGAAAAGATGTTGAAGGTTTTTATATACTGTTTAACAAAATCAAGTCATAAGGAAGCAGAAATAAGGGTAGGAAGACAGAAGGTTCAACTGGAGCCTGGTCAATTTATCTTTGGCAGAAAAAAAGCTTCTGCCGAATTAAATATGAATGAATCAACAGTTCGAGATTATCTGAAAATCTTACAGGAGGACGGTGTAATAACCATCCATTCCACCAACAAATATAGTGTTATAACCGTTGACAATTGGGCAATCTATCAATCTAACGAAGAAGATGACGACAACAAAACAACACCAGAAAACCAGCAAAAAGACAGCACCCTACCATCAAAAGGACAGCAAAAAGACACATTCAAGAATGAACAAGAACTTAAAGAAGTTAAGAATGTAAAAGAATTTATACCTACTTCTACAACTGGGCACGCACAGGGGGATGCGATTCAATTTTATCAAACTAACTTTGGCATGATTCGTCCTCAAATCTCTGAGGAGCTCTTAACTTGGACTGAGGATCTTGGAGAGCAAATGGTTATTGAAGCCATGAAACGTTCTTTGGACCGCAATAAACCAAGCTGGGGCTATGTCAAAAGTATTCTCCACTCTTGGGTGAACAAAGGTGTGGAAAGTCTCGATCAGGCTCAGGGTGAAGAGGTTGAGTATAAAAATCAGCAAAATAGCCGGGCTTCGTTCTCCAAACGAACATATAACCAAGAAGTCTTGCCAGAGTGGTTTAAACCACGTGACCAAAAACAAACAGACGAAAAACCGAAGGAACAACCAAGTCTTGAGAGTACGGCCCGAACCATTGAACTTGGAATAAAGTTAAAACGATCTCTAGGGGATATTCTTGAAGCAATTGATTACAGGTACGACCTATCAAAAGGGGATATTATTGCTATTGGTGAAGGGAGAAGATCAGCAATAGAAATCTTACAATTCAAATCAAATCTAAGGATTGTAGGGGATCCCTGA